GGCTGGGACGCCCACTGGCCCGAGGAGCGCTATCTCGTCCATCCCTACCTCGCGCCCGAGACCGCCAGCCGTGTCGCCGAACTGGACTGTCACGTCGGTATCGACGCGCTGAATGTTGATCCGACGGGCAGTGATGGAGAGAATGCAGGTGACTCAGCAGGTGTCCCCGCCCATCACGCGATACTGGGCGCTGGAAACCTGATCGTCGAGAATCTGACGAACCTCGGGGCGGTCCCACAGTCGTTCCGGCTCGACGTCGCGCCGCTTCCAGTGACCGAGGCGGATGCCGCCCCAGTGCGCGCGATCGGTCGAACCGAGTAACGACGGCCAGCCCGCACTACTGGTATCGACCGCGCCCTTCGATCTCGCGTAACTGGTCGAGAACTCGCTGCTCGCCTGCGGCCGCGTAGCCGTCCTCGAACGCAGCGCGCATCGCGGGCGGATCCGCCGCAGTACCGTCAAGACTCTGCTCGAAGACATGCAGATCCATCGCGTAGTCCTCGACGTGATCGGAGTAGTAGCCCAGACCAAAGTCGATCAGAGAGACGCGCTCGTCGTCGATCCGGACGTTTCGAGTCGTCGGGTCACCGTGGACGATCCCGGCGGCGTGCAGGGCCGCGAGGTGTTTGCCCACCGTCCTGACGCGCTCTTCGGTCAGGTCGGCCTGCAGGTCCGACTGGCCGATACGCTCGAACGTAATCCGGGCGTCCCGGCGGTCGATATCCAGCACGAGTGGGGTCGGGACGCCGTTGCGCCGCGCCTCGCTGGTGAGGCGCGCTTCGAGCGTCGTCCGCTCGCGGCGCAGTCGGTCGTCGAGTTCTGGGTGGCGGTACGTCTTGGGAACCCGTTCTTTGTACACTCGACCGTCCTCGATCCGAACCGTCGCTTCCGCGCCCTGCTGGCGATCCGATTCGACCGCACCGCGCGCGACGCTTTCCTCATCACGCCACGTCACCGGCACTTGATCGGGGCGGAAATCCGAGTCGATCCTCGACTCGTCGATCCCGATCGTATCACCGGCTTCATACATCGTCGCGCCGAGGACGGCGATCATCCCGGCGTTGTCCCGCAGGAAGCGCGGCTCCGGGGCGTAAAACTCCGCATCCCGCTGGTCACACATTGCGGCGAGCATCTCCCGCAGTCGCTCGTTCTGTCCGACGCCGCCGCCGAGAACGAGTTCGTTGCTCCCCGTCAGCGAGAGCGCCCGCTCGGCCACCTCTGTGAGCATCGCGAAGATCGTCTCCTGCAGGCCGACACAGACGTCCTCGACCGGCGTTCCCGCATCGTACTCTTGCTTTGCGGCACTCATAATCCCGGAAAACGAGAAGTCCATCCCCTTCACGACGTAGGGGAGTTCTATGTATTCACCCTCCCGCGCTGCCTCCTCGACTTTTGGCCCGCCAGGGTGCGACCAGCCGACGTGGCGAGTGAACTTGTCGATGGCGTTGCCAGCTCCGGTATCCATCGTCTCGCCGAGCACCTGATACCGGCCGTTGTGAAAGCCAAGCACGTGGGCGTTCGCGCCGCTGGCGTTCAGACAGACCGGGGAGTCAAAGCCCGACCGATGGCGGCCGATCTCCAGATGGGCAACCATGTGGTTGACACCGATCAGGGGAACGTCGAGCGACTGGGCAAGCGCACGCGCGGCGGTTCCGACGATCCGGAGACACGGTCCGAGACCGGGTCCCCGTGAAAAGGCGACCGCGTCGATCGGCGGGTCGCCGTCGCTCAGGCCCGCAGCGTAATCGAGCGCTGTCCCAACGACCTCCGGGATCGCGTTGTGCATGTGCTCGGCGGCCTCGCTCGGATCGATGCCGCCGCTCTCGGGCTGGTAGGCGTCGGTCTCGATGTAAACGCCGTCCTCGGGATCATAGACGGCTGCGCTGGCCGCCCAGGCCGTCCCTTCGATCCCGAGAACGCGCGGTCGGTCACTCACAATGTACAACAGTTCGCGACTGTTGGCCGCTCACGACTATTGGTCTTCTTCGCTCGACACATCGTCCGTGTCCCACTCGGTGTAGCCACAGGCACCGCAGTGCTGGCGGTCACCGTGGTCGGCGAGGAACGCGTTACCACAGCTCGGACACTTCTCGTTATCCGTCGTTCCGTCGTCGTTGTAGAGCTCGTGTCGGGGCATTCAGGCCTCCTCCGCTTCTTCGGCTTCGCCCTCACCGAGTTCGATCTTGTTGCGTTCGAGCATGTGGTCCTGCTCGACGTCCTGTGCGTGGTCGGCGCTCTCGTAGACTTTCGCCTTGCCGATCGTTTTTCGCATCCCGAACTTGGTATCGAGTTTGCGGACGACGACCTCGCTGGCGTCCTTGTTGAGCTTCGCCGCGAGGCTGTCGCGGACGGAGAGGCGCTCGGGGGTTGCTTCTTCGTGAACGATCTGGAAGGTCACGTCGGTACGGTGCAACATCGGATTCTCGTCTTCGTCTAGGATTTCGACGTCCATGTGTACTCAGTTGCATATTACTCCCGCTGAAACGGGTAAAAGGATTTCGAACGCGTCGCCGTAGCACTACGAATACCGGGAGGCGGCTGTAAGGCCCCCAGGCGAGGCCTATCGGAACCTGAAGCGCGCGTTCGCCCAGTTCAGCCTGATACCCGCCGGAACCAGCCCGATCCGGTTAAAAACGTTGGGTCATCAACCCTGTAGTCTAAGATGGGCGTCAGTGTTATCCGAAACGAATGTCGGATGATGACTCTTCAGGTGGTCAACACGATTCCATCGGTACTGCGGAGACATCCAGTTCAATCGATGAGACGATCGACCGCCACGGGCTCACGCCGTTTCTTGACGCACCCGCGGAGCTCCACGACGTTCTCAGCTCACCGACCCGAAAGTACGCTCTTCTCGAACTCGCCAGGTCGGACGGATCACTGTCGACTTCCGAACTCGCCGGACGTCTCGCCCAACGTGAAACGGTTGATCTCTCGAATCGATCGGACGCGCTCCTCCAACTACGCCACGTTCACCTCCCGAAACTGGAGTCGGAAGGACTCGTTGACATATATGATGGATCTAGTGGAACAACTATTAAGCTCGACCTCTACCCTGATTAAGCCATGTAATAGTATTTAAACCAAAATGCTAATATATTCTCAGAGACTAGTTCTATCACTGCTATGGCCGTTCTTGCAGACGTCTCAGTAGCCCCGTCGGCGTTCCCGCTCGGCGAGTTGCTCACGTCGGAACCTGTTGCTCGGATCGAGTTCGAGCGGGCGGTACAGTTCGGTTCGTGCCCTACTCAGTTCTGCTGGGTCACCGCTGATACACCCCATGAGGTCCGCTCGCAGATTCAGTCGCTGGACTCGATAGCCGACGCGCAGGTGTACGGCTCCGTCGAACACTCGTTGCTCGTTTGTGTTGAGTGGGCACCGGACTTTCGCACCGAGTTCGTTCGTATGCTCTCCGAACGTGGGATTGCGGTCCTCGAAGCCGTCGG
This sequence is a window from Natranaeroarchaeum aerophilus. Protein-coding genes within it:
- a CDS encoding cyclase family protein; amino-acid sequence: MTIFDLSQPLDEDVPVYPGDPTVSLNPHASHDADGYRVTALSLGSHSGTHIDAPAHTEPNGVTLDSFPVETFSMDAVKLDCTGYRAGDPIPPTVLPTDPDADTLVFHTGWDAHWPEERYLVHPYLAPETASRVAELDCHVGIDALNVDPTGSDGENAGDSAGVPAHHAILGAGNLIVENLTNLGAVPQSFRLDVAPLPVTEADAAPVRAIGRTE
- a CDS encoding bifunctional N(6)-L-threonylcarbamoyladenine synthase/serine/threonine protein kinase encodes the protein MSDRPRVLGIEGTAWAASAAVYDPEDGVYIETDAYQPESGGIDPSEAAEHMHNAIPEVVGTALDYAAGLSDGDPPIDAVAFSRGPGLGPCLRIVGTAARALAQSLDVPLIGVNHMVAHLEIGRHRSGFDSPVCLNASGANAHVLGFHNGRYQVLGETMDTGAGNAIDKFTRHVGWSHPGGPKVEEAAREGEYIELPYVVKGMDFSFSGIMSAAKQEYDAGTPVEDVCVGLQETIFAMLTEVAERALSLTGSNELVLGGGVGQNERLREMLAAMCDQRDAEFYAPEPRFLRDNAGMIAVLGATMYEAGDTIGIDESRIDSDFRPDQVPVTWRDEESVARGAVESDRQQGAEATVRIEDGRVYKERVPKTYRHPELDDRLRRERTTLEARLTSEARRNGVPTPLVLDIDRRDARITFERIGQSDLQADLTEERVRTVGKHLAALHAAGIVHGDPTTRNVRIDDERVSLIDFGLGYYSDHVEDYAMDLHVFEQSLDGTAADPPAMRAAFEDGYAAAGEQRVLDQLREIEGRGRYQ
- a CDS encoding 30S ribosomal protein S27ae, with translation MPRHELYNDDGTTDNEKCPSCGNAFLADHGDRQHCGACGYTEWDTDDVSSEEDQ
- a CDS encoding 30S ribosomal protein S24e, coding for MDVEILDEDENPMLHRTDVTFQIVHEEATPERLSVRDSLAAKLNKDASEVVVRKLDTKFGMRKTIGKAKVYESADHAQDVEQDHMLERNKIELGEGEAEEAEEA
- a CDS encoding DUF7344 domain-containing protein, with protein sequence MSDDDSSGGQHDSIGTAETSSSIDETIDRHGLTPFLDAPAELHDVLSSPTRKYALLELARSDGSLSTSELAGRLAQRETVDLSNRSDALLQLRHVHLPKLESEGLVDIYDGSSGTTIKLDLYPD
- a CDS encoding helix-turn-helix domain-containing protein yields the protein MAVLADVSVAPSAFPLGELLTSEPVARIEFERAVQFGSCPTQFCWVTADTPHEVRSQIQSLDSIADAQVYGSVEHSLLVCVEWAPDFRTEFVRMLSERGIAVLEAVGADRMWSLRLRAPDDAALGQLYDDCTASSIQFEIEQLYARSGSGRCSPMTDKQSEAVTAAFENGFFDVPRRTTLGELSEQFDVSEQALSKLIRRGVHAVLSEHFS